Genomic segment of Chitinophaga varians:
TGTCAATGTGGTCAGGTTTCTGATGTTGGCTACGACAAAAGAGGAGATGTATTGATGGATCTTAACCTCCAACTTTTAGATAGTGCTCGCTATTTTAATATTAGAAGTGTTAGCCCAGGAAAACCAGTAGTGCTGTTTTTTTTTAGCCCTTATTGCCCGTATTGTAGAAAGGAAACGGAGAGTATTTTAAAAAATATTGAAAAGTTCAAGGCTATTCAGCTTGTCTTTTTGTCTATTGATTCGATTGG
This window contains:
- a CDS encoding peroxiredoxin family protein — protein: MKWICVIFGLVLFCQCGQVSDVGYDKRGDVLMDLNLQLLDSARYFNIRSVSPGKPVVLFFFSPYCPYCRKETESILKNIEKFKAIQLVFLSIDSIGDLNMFSRNYQISKYPNVIIGKDTGAVYFRYFNLKNIPHTSIYSKDHKLSYVFRFQTSAEEILDQVKEL